Below is a genomic region from Osmerus mordax isolate fOsmMor3 chromosome 22, fOsmMor3.pri, whole genome shotgun sequence.
tgactacctttggcagaacattcgtttcgcatctgttaacttgggggatagctaggctaactatagctttactgcaaggcagctgcagaaacgccacaagaaaagaggccagggtgataactatttactcattttactttgtgatatgacacacaattgtgatgtgtaatgtacaatataagctgatattattaaggaagtacatctactttcggaaacagtagtctactatttcactgaagtattagcatcatgacattagcctgtgttgcccgggcaacacatactacagtggtctatgatgtatctgttttcaatcgttaaaataaacattcctcacatacattttcgttgtatgatttattctgacattagtaaacgatttgttggtgaaatgaccattacctgtggtttcaaaccagtgtagctcactgcaaagctttagcctccccgagacactagtgtgagttgctaacaaaaactcctcagctgttcaagtcaaacggcgacagaacatgttcggcactccccttactcaaaagtctttcaatagttgaaacaatctgactactaacctgaacttcattgccacagcctaaactttgtcaatctgttcatgaaaataattaatttcagcctaaaccgtacaacggaacgttaaatcgaattcaaccaacgcaatcgctaccaagacgaacacagcagtagtctagtactgtactgtagtagtacaatttaccggggcagcttctccacacagggctatatcgcattttgcgttgttactgacaatgatcgctaccagtgagctttttatgaatgagcgattttccactaaataaatgtcaagcttatttacgtttttgggggcatattttcagttagcagatggtactgtttgaatcgcgattctatcttctgccggtaaagtcgtagaataatcttcaaagggggttctttattaatgaatgaatgcaatatgagtaggctaaatgcctgaaaatatcacgagaagggacaacttaaaaggacgtttaagtcatagagattaggtccattttaacaccggtctgccaaatgtattcgttttgattcagcctgtcagctgcctcttgcaggggaaatgagaagacatcatatttcattctacacttcactcgtattttgagttgtaaatgagcagcaaaaaaaagctgcttttaaatctatgtaatctttataaataataagtaggcccgatgcatttttatataaaatatacagacccctgtgcaaccgacgcaagcaagcacaccctacaatttccccagaaattgtatcctctctagttttatttgttttttcataaTAAATATAGTTGCAGAAACTATTTGAACCTTTAACCTTTCTGTTAATACATTATTTGCCGgaaaaacaattttttttgtagGTAAAGAGGAACTCTTTCAGCATCAAAGTATGTTGACATTGCCCCCGGCTGTGCCAGGTCATAGGGGCTGGGTGTATGTGTCCTAATTAAAACATGCGCTGAGGTAATGAGAGTTAAATCCATGGCTCTGGTGTTATTAGTTCCATGGGGAGTGATGGATTTTCTTGTGACGAGTGAAGATGAGAAGGGTCGTCTTTGTTTGAAGTTTCCTCAGCTTACTGGCAAAGTTATTGGCAAAGTGGACCAAATAAGTACAGTGAATTCTGAAATGGCGGCAGAGTTGTGAGTCAGGGAGGCCTATGAGGTGagtctggctagctggctgtgtCATGGCTTTTATTAGTTAAGGGataagagagacagaacaatAGAAGGGTTATGTGTGTTAGCCTGCAGGGCCCCACCTCATTAAGGTGTAATATGAAGGTATAATGCTAAAATACCTGCTGCATAAGCCCTGAAGTATTGATGGTCTTGGTTGATGCTGATAGTAATAATATTCTgtactgtttttgtttgtttaaaaaCAGAGATGGAACTGATGCCAATGGATAGAATAAAGGAACCTCAAAACATTTCAACTCTAATAGAAAATGAGAACACAATATTTGACAAGGCAGGCTAAAGTGGAGACATTGACATTGCCCTCTGGTGGTGGGGAAGCACCCATGCAACGCAAATCATGTATTCCATGGTAAACTGTCAACACACGTTCGATTTCAAGTTCAATTTTGAAAGTGCATTGTATCATCATTATTGCATGTAGTGTCATTGCACAGAGTTAGTATATCAATTCGACGGACAATGTCATTGTGTTCGTTCTCTTTTCAGCCAGAAATACTTTTCAAACATCACCAACATATGAAGGCAGAGGTGAGTGAGATGCTGTGCTTGTTCACCAGACCCCTGACAGTACAGAAGCTCATATCCCGGGgccgcctctctcttcctgtcagctGGGCTGAGATCCCTCTGCCCCTAAGGCTGATTTGCATAAAAGGGTTAAGGTTTCCATTGATCAGTAGGTGGAGATGGACAGcacggagagggggagaactTCCGATCTCATTTCCAAGATAGAAGAGGCATGTCTGCCGTTGATTCTTGCATCTGTGTTCGGTCTAGACAGCTGAGGCCCTCTTCTGTCAGTGGAGGTGCTCCATCTTTCAGTGCGGGGCATATTGCAAAGGTACGACAACTTCCCGATGGTGCACAATGATGTCTATTGACTcaactccttcctctcttttcctgaGGATATCTGAGACTCGAGTCCCTGTCGGTTAACAACACGGACTGTTGAAGGAGCGCTGAACTTCAGGGTGTGTAATTAAGTGATACATTCACCAATTCCAGGGTATTACATGAAACTGTTTATTTACAGAATGTCTTATAGAAATGTTTCATGTTCACTAATTACAAAGGATTTTTGTCAGTCTACTGTCTCTTCTAACGCTAAGTATTGCTGTAAAACAGTCATTAAACAGATAGACTACAGGTTGTGAGAGACTAAATGTTCAGTAGAGCTGCGCCCTCAGTATGAACCTGTGCGGTTGTGTCTTGTCATGATCAACATTAGACCCCTTATGAGTCACACGCAGTCAACAACATGAGACTTGGACATCTCCCAGTTTTACAAGGTGACCGGGCAAGGGTGTACCATGCCAAACAGAATTTCCTGTTCTCCGAGGAAACAAACGTATCTGATGTATTTTGTTTATAGCCCACTGACTGGATACCCACTGACATATTACATAATCTGATTGATTTAACAGCTTGCCTGTTTCACCCACACAATTGGAGAAATGGCAGAATAAAAATGCCAAACCAACATTATGGAACAATTCTTCATCCGAAAATCTTAAAAACATTGTCAGACGTAGGCGTTCCTCCCAAACTGTCTGGAGGGTTCAGCAGTGTCCCTCGGCTCTTTCTGGAAACCGTTACCAGATTTTCTGTGTTGGTTGCGTGTGTTTACCAGTGATGCAGCCCCGCTGTAGGAGTACTCTGCCTGGCTAAaggggacagaaagaaagagagttatGAACATTTGATtgacaacacatttatttatgtttACAAAAACCCTATTCTCTTTCCCTGAATTCAGGTCAAGTTTGTGTTGGGCTGCAATTATAAAAGAAATGTCCAGACATAGGTCATGCGTAGTCATTGTTATGGAAGAATTCTTCCAACCCCCTTCTTGAGGTTTAGTGCCCCCTCAGTCAAGGTGACTTACACGTAAATACACAGATACCAGACACAAACAAAGGTAACATTCAGTTATCACAGTACATGTGTCATTTGCCCTTATCATCACAAGACAAGATGTTAAGAGTTGTCGCTGGGTATTTTCAATTGGAAATAAGTTCATCGCAGTTTGAATGAAATTGCAGAAAGGAATTATGGAAGGTCAGGTTTCATAATGAACATTTTCATATCTGACAACCGGATAAAGATACAGATAAAGATCACATGATGAATAGCCATTGAGGCAAAGTACAGTTCAAAAACTGCTTGCCTGAAGCCTTCTGTTagcgagagacagaaaatgaGACCTCCCagtacacacaacacagagccgGCCCAGCCGATGAAGAGAGCTGCCCCCAGCTCAAACCTAGCAGAGAAATGACACAAGCAACATGTTTGAATTGGAGTTCATCCATTTCATTCGTTTGAACTTGTTCATCAGCAGAGTTGACATCAGGTGGAACGCTTACTTCTGGGCAACAAAAAGTGGGTCAAAGAACTCGGTTGTGATCCTGTGTGCATAAAGGGAGCATGCAGTCAGAGAGCAGAGCCCTGCAGAGAACAGAGACACAAACTTCTTTAAAAGTCACACGCTTTAACTGACCCAAACATCTCTCCCCAAAAATGACCTCAAGAGTCCAACGAGACGCTCGCATGCATTTTGGACGTCACTAAACTTCGAGACGCTCTCTATAAGCACAGCAATGTTTACCATTGAGGATGAAGTGGAGGCCTGAGAGGCCAGTGAGCTTGGCTTTAGTGGTCTCTGATCCCCCAATCTTGGTGCACTTCATCCCCACCAGGGCTAGGATGGCCCCAAAGAAGCCCAGGCACACGGACGCAATCATGAGCCCCCGACAGACCTGGATGTACGCTGGGTGGGCGTTTCATGTTTGTGAGACAGAAGGGGTAAGGGGCAGGAGGGAACGTCAGTCATCACTCATGAATGTTTCATCAGCCCATGAAAATGTTTGACTTTCTTGCAAACAGGCACTAGAAAAGCCTTTTTATGAATCCCCCTCACCAAATACTGGCTTTTGTAGTATTTGTTTTGGTGCTTGTAGTCTTTAGGCCGAAAAAGGATTGGTGCTACTAAGTTCCCAATGCTCTTTTTTTTCCACGCGAGTTATTGATTTCAAGAGATCAGGTACTGAAGACAGTAAATGTGAGGCaaagacatcacacacacatattgtgttATCAATATGACATCTgcattacatacatacatacatacgtatCACATATAtcacctgtaacacacacatgctcacacacttacacacatgaaGATCACGCACAATaacttaatgaatgaattagtCAATTTACTTAAACTGACCGTCCAGTGCCAGCATGGAAGGAAAGTCTTTGCAGTTAGAAACTCCCGTAGAATCAGTGACGCACGTCTTCCACAGATTAGACCAGAAGGTTGCCGTAGTGATGACAGTCCCATCCACAGAGGACACCTTCCAGTAGTCAATAGGCAGAGTAGATGACACCAGGATCCAGCCGGATATGGTCAGGAGAAAAGCAACAATTTCTGTTGCCATATTGCTCATTTTTCCCGTCGTTTTTATTCTAGACTGGACTATGTCGGGCCGGCTGGCAGTGAGACTCAAATGTAGCAGTTGTGGTAGATGGAGAAGTGTGGGAAGTTGGCTGGAGTCTATTGTTTAGCTGAGGAGACAGTCCAGGATGAGGGGTAGAGTGAGTCAGTGGTTCCAAATCTGCTCGACTTGTTTGCACTCAACAGGGAGGGCTCTGTGCTCAAGCATATGCACCTCCACCTGTGGGCCCACCCCTAGGATACACATCATTTctggacactgacacacacgcacttgtGAACACGTCACTCTTCAGTTGTAATTTCCCGTTAAAGTCACTGACTGGATCTAACAAGATTTTATATGTATGTAAAATAACATGGAGAACAAAGACTTTCAACAAACACTCAAAGTTCAGTGACTGCAAAGGTTTGCAGAGCAGAGATGCACTGGTATACACACTTTTATCCTGGTGGTACATTGAGCCATGGATTTATTGGATTAGAGCCCCACCTAGCGGCAGAACAGGTGTAAATCCACTTAGAGGCCCTTGATCCCTGGACAGAGCCTTGTTTAGAGTATGCTCATGTACCGATTGGGAAGTAATGTCAGAACTCAAATACTGAGGATCTGTGAAAAGGACCATGTTAAAGAAAAGGTCTAGTTCTAATTTTAAAttaaattgtaaatgtatttacaattaGAATTATTGGTAAACTATTGTACAAGCTTCATTTATACAGTCGTGTCCATTTATACAGATTCTTTTATTTGTCAAAAACACTTGAGACAGAGATGTGCACAATGCTTTGGTTATTAAAAGGTCACCATCTAGAAAATCAAAACTAGGGTTTCcatcctgcttcctgtgtgacCCTCTCGGTTCCCTTGAGGTCAATGAGCGAGGGTGCTGAGAGCCACTGCTCTTTTACAGCAAAGGTTAAAAGAGTCTTCTCACTTACTCTTGCTTGGTTCCTTAGATATTGCTTCTGGC
It encodes:
- the cldn10a gene encoding claudin-10a gives rise to the protein MSNMATEIVAFLLTISGWILVSSTLPIDYWKVSSVDGTVITTATFWSNLWKTCVTDSTGVSNCKDFPSMLALDAYIQVCRGLMIASVCLGFFGAILALVGMKCTKIGGSETTKAKLTGLSGLHFILNGLCSLTACSLYAHRITTEFFDPLFVAQKFELGAALFIGWAGSVLCVLGGLIFCLSLTEGFRQAEYSYSGAASLVNTRNQHRKSGNGFQKEPRDTAEPSRQFGRNAYV